In the genome of Drosophila yakuba strain Tai18E2 chromosome 3R, Prin_Dyak_Tai18E2_2.1, whole genome shotgun sequence, one region contains:
- the LOC6538586 gene encoding uncharacterized protein LOC6538586, with protein sequence MNTKNIENKPMDGTKFLDMLSTISLEEILQFEFRLNPTSKWETLITPSLPLRKYNCNICHVVQFGDKNLFGHLSGKKHNAAMTAEQQLQFRNKPIGAPQKPVSKGSNTIANNNKNSTSPVVKNLPTLNKNAPNKNNTNTNTTVVKQAAGNEVAKAQPPQNKTPAIGANTQNIASPKAASNQSTAKNIQGNNPNTQKNIQGTNSNIQKNVAVNNAPNLKNTSANSTPIKKNTGNNAPVQKNISVIGASAQKRPNPNPGNIPAKKANMNAANATNTANKKTPQPATATENKSQNSGGPATKTTVGNTTSQQPANVQTQKQPQAQTKAPAPNPNPAQATKAVQNAKSNNKTSNPDIVKNPLATKISCVPLAKLINSTPEPENDVIIIDELPKEAAKPPETPKNPIPVQTTTPNSTIAPKKSTNIAAPPVRPATINKVVKPTYVAPKDYPAAKSGGTFESRSQNHVMGLVGVEYVLKIVRHLADKNARYQCCLCEITADEQSMHNHLLGYNHRLKYFDKHFPTAMRLYRQYVSQVPESEVCKIMMPIFDKLAHAIETHHGRKSAHLCYDHVYSKDRQSLFSQVYNRKHSSEKIGPSFTHVVDAKEVDELIKKVRNNVQPLMNVENPNPYYVPPYVPHYVGYQNVPEKNTEPPIDDETHKRMVDNFLRDTRQSSGDAQKSRNPKRNRSRSISPDGRKRVAHKRHWNVERRSVSPLRDGDLWQAYRHMVDLKVRELNVSFDTYKSDPEQHPNYQAEWQMFWKRRKDELIQAGINHRTYNFQNEWIHFFNARIEELYNQDIENIKIKCRERLCLPMTNNELADEKYHVHLGKSDEPDLRKPETRNEPQKMSVDVEPSVVEPPVVEPPNVIHVLRLLTALENYLGSLGPFVTDMLVKALQTQKIYPEKVHTSILTAENCAILETVKEKFTGLLISQIYEPAKERALKRAINDTELLLQSASKINNSKDNDQRVEKPEMANKSQYSPDKPLDKTELAAKLASSLVSQGKTSINREELQKILQVYTMIEQKKRQEIPASGSSLNTVPSTSTNLIPNSNNNGNLLTQHTSRNLNIANNPIAKQPNNPTSMLYTGQNYSGNVARFNNQQQSTNLANTFNSNAYPTDRGFGGSGVSGVSGAYNSQFGSALPAINPSSVLRNDLTTSSLFNFNTNLNPSYNNLNRRNPNF encoded by the coding sequence ATGAATAccaaaaacattgaaaacaaacCCATGGATGGGACAAAATTTCTTGATATGTTGTCAACAATATCATTGGAGGAAATATTACAATTCGAGTTTCGTCTCAATCCAACAAGCAAATGGGAAACATTGATAACGCCATCACTCCCGCTTCGGAAATACAATTGTAATATTTGCCATGTTGTCCAATTCGGCGACAAGAATTTGTTTGGCCACCTAAGTGGCAAAAAACATAACGCTGCAATGACAGCTGAGCAGCAATTGCAATTCAGAAACAAGCCCATTGGAGCTCCACAAAAACCAGTTTCAAAGGGTTCAAACACCATtgcaaataataacaaaaacagcaCCTCTCCTGTTGTAAAGAATTTGCCTACTCTAAACAAAAATgcaccaaacaaaaataatactaATACAAACACTACCGTTGTTAAGCAGGCAGCTGGAAATGAAGTGGCAAAAGCACAGCCGCCTCAAAATAAAACTCCAGCCATTGGCGCTAACACGCAAAACATTGCTAGCCCTAAGGCGGCAAGTAATCAAAGTACTGCAAAGAATATTCAGGGTAATAATCCAAACACTCAAAAGAATATTCAGGGCACTAATTCAAACATTCAAAAGAATGTTGCAGTAAACAATGCACCCAATCTAAAGAATACATCTGCAAATAGTACacctattaaaaaaaatacaggGAATAATGCACCCGTACAAAAGAATATCTCTGTTATTGGTGCAAGCGCACAGAAAAGACCCAACCCGAACCCGGGAAATATTCCAGCGAAGAAGGCTAACATGAATGCGGCCAACGCCACTAACACTGCTAATAAAAAGACTCCACAGCCTGCAACGGCTACAGAAAACAAATCCCAGAATTCTGGAGGTCCTGCTACAAAAACTACTGTAGGCAATACTACTTCGCAGCAGCCAGCGAATGTTCAGACCCAAAAGCAACCACAAGCGCAAACAAAAGCACCTgctccaaatccaaatcccgCACAGGCGACCAAAGCTGTGCAAAATGCTAAATCGAATAACAAGACTAGTAATCCAGATATAGTCAAAAATCCGCTTGCCACGAAAATATCCTGTGTTCCGCTGGCCAAGCTTATCAACTCTACACCAGAGCCCGAGAACGATGTCATAATTATTGACGAACTGCCAAAAGAGGCTGCTAAGCCGCCAGAAACACCGAAAAACCCCATACCAGTTCAAACAACAACCCCGAACTCTACTATTGCGCCCAAGAAGTCAACCAATATTGCTGCGCCTCCTGTGCGCCCAGCCACCATTAATAAGGTGGTAAAGCCTACCTACGTTGCTCCCAAGGATTACCCAGCAGCCAAGTCTGGTGGCACATTTGAGTCCAGGAGCCAGAATCATGTTATGGGTCTCGTTGGAGTGGAGTACGTTTTGAAAATAGTTAGGCACTTGGCTGATAAGAATGCCAGATACCAATGTTGCCTATGCGAGATCACTGCCGATGAGCAATCGATGCACAACCATTTGCTGGGCTATAACCACCGTTTAAAGTATTTTGACAAGCATTTCCCAACGGCAATGCGTCTGTACCGTCAGTATGTGTCCCAAGTACCAGAGAGCGAGGTCTGCAAAATAATGATGCCCATTTTCGATAAGCTGGCGCATGCCATTGAAACGCATCATGGTCGAAAATCCGCCCATCTATGCTATGACCATGTATATTCCAAAGATCGCCAGAGTTTGTTCTCCCAGGTGTACAATAGAAAGCACTCGTCGGAAAAGATTGGGCCCTCGTTCACGCACGTCGTTGATGCCAAAGAGGTGGATGAGCTTATCAAGAAGGTTAGAAACAACGTTCAGCCCTTGATGAACGTTGAAAATCCGAATCCTTACTACGTCCCACCATACGTACCGCATTATGTGGGCTATCAGAATGTGCCCGAAAAGAATACAGAGCCGCCCATTGATGACGAAACGCACAAGCGAATGGTCGACAACTTTCTCAGGGACACCAGGCAAAGTTCGGGCGATGCCCAGAAGTCGCGCAATCCAAAGCGAAACCGCTCCAGATCCATCTCGCCTGATGGAAGGAAGAGGGTCGCCCACAAAAGGCACTGGAATGTGGAGCGCAGATCAGTGTCGCCTTTGCGCGATGGTGATCTTTGGCAGGCGTACCGCCACATGGTTGATCTTAAGGTGCGCGAGCTAAATGTGTCCTTCGACACATACAAATCTGACCCCGAACAGCATCCAAACTATCAGGCTGAGTGGCAAATGTTTTGGAAGCGCCGCAAGGATGAACTTATACAGGCTGGCATTAATCATCGCACGTACAACTTTCAAAACGAGTGGATTCACTTCTTTAATGCTCGCATCGAAGAATTGTACAATCAAGATattgaaaacattaaaatcaaatgccGCGAACGACTGTGTTTGCCAATGACCAATAACGAACTGGCCGACGAAAAGTATCACGTTCATTTGGGCAAATCAGATGAGCCCGATTTGCGCAAACCCGAAACTAGAAATGAACCGCAGAAGATGTCAGTTGATGTGGAGCCTTCGGTTGTGGAGCCTCCCGTTGTGGAGCCACCGAATGTGATCCATGTCCTACGTCTTTTAACCGCTTTGGAGAATTACCTGGGAAGTTTGGGTCCTTTTGTTACCGACATGCTAGTGAAAGCCTTGCAAACGCAAAAGATTTATCCGGAAAAGGTACACACTTCAATTTTAACAGCCGAAAATTGTGCTATTTTGGAGACCGTTAAAGAAAAGTTTACGGGTCTCTTGATCTCCCAAATTTACGAGCCCGCTAAAGAAAGGGCGTTGAAAAGAGCTATTAATGACACCGAACTGTTGCTTCAAAGTGCCAGTAAAATTAACAATTCCAAAGATAACGATCAGCGCGTTGAGAAACCAGAGATGGCCAACAAATCACAGTATAGCCCCGATAAGCCATTGGATAAAACTGAGCTTGCGGCAAAGCTGGCTTCTTCATTGGTGTCCCAAGGCAAAACATCTATAAACCGAGAGGAACTTCAGAAGATACTTCAAGTATATACGATGATTGAGCAAAAGAAACGCCAGGAGATTCCCGCCTCTGGCAGTTCGTTGAATACAGTTCCCAGCACTTCCACTAACTTGATTCCAAATTCCAATAACAATGGTAACCTGTTGACACAACATACATctagaaatttaaaca